The DNA sequence ATTTCTCTTGTTCGCTAGGCTAATCAACAAACTGCAACCAGGATCCATTCCCAAGGTCAATCACTCAACCCTGAACTGGCACAAGGTAGTTTTGAGGCACGACTTGTCAAATTTGTGAGAACTTGGATGTCGCCGTTACATTTTGAGATAAAAACTATGAGCcacatttttgccattttaagaATGCGACTGATGTTTGCCACGAACATAATGTCATTAGTGCATATACCAGATGCCACTGTATGCACTGAGCAATGCAGAGAATGTGTACAGAAATGAGCTCTAAGCGGCATTAGCGCTAGACATGCTTTTCTTTGGCACTGTCAAAGTGGCTATTGATTTAAAGCGCAAATAGTTACAGAAGATAAAACAAATATGCTATTAAAAACGCTTTGGATGAACAAGGAATGCAGCACAAGAGTCAAACTCTTCTAAtgaatggactgttttaccTCATCAACCCCAGTTTGTTTAAAGTACTTCAGCTGTGGCGTTGACCTCCAATGAACATGGCATGGTGGTATATATGACACAAGCCACATTTTGGAGAAATATAAGGAATGTATCTATCATTCAACCTCTCCTAGTTAGAGAACATCACTCACTTTATTCGAGCCATCGGTGAATACGGCCTGAAACCACACGACATCTTTGAGGCCAACGACCTTTTCGAAGACATGAACCACACCCAGGTCCAGTGTACCCTCGTCACATTGGCCGGAGTGGTGAGAAAACTTGATAAAAACTCTTTAATACGCAGCTTGAACAACCTGTGAATGCAGCATACAACAATATGTCGTGCTTTTCTATGTTATGTCTTTTTTCGTGTTCTCTCTCCAACCAGGCCAAGACTAAAGGCTTCTACACAAAAAGTGACATCGGTGTGAAGTatgcagcaaaaaaacaaaggaaattCAATCCTGACAAGATGAAAGCGGGGGATGGGATCATCAGCCAGCAGGTGACATGACAAACGCTTGACGTTAGATGAGAAATGCCaacaagaaaacagaaaaaacatgacatgcatTTATACTGAAATGGAAATGAGTCTAAAGAAATACCAAGAGTATGAAAATGAACTGCTTTGAATTACACTTGCATCTGATTTGAATGTAGCTACAGTTTGATAGTTAAAaatactactgtttaaaagattcgcttttttgtgtgtgttttcgaaaatagcaaaaacattaatattgtgaaatgttatcaCGGTTGAAAATATCACGGTTGTTTTCATGTAAATATgccataaaatataatttaagttgaattttcagcctTAGTCTTcattataacatatttttataaatattttctgatttgctgttcaagaaacatttaatattattattttttgtaccATTACAAATGTGttcactgttacttttgataaaAAACAGTACATAACATATCTTTCATGTGAATTCCCAGATGGGCTCCAACAAATTTGCCAGCCAAAAGGGCATGACCTCCTATGGAACCAGACGCCATCTCTATGATCCCAACATAGGCATGGAGAAACCAGCGGATCGATCCACTATAAACCTCCAAATGGGCACCAACAAATGTGCCAGCATGGTGAGGCCGCATGCTGCATTAACGGCAAAATCACAGTAATTATGAGACTAGCACTCTGTTAATGTCCCCCTCGGATGCTgaagattattatttatatgtcaACACTCATAATAGCAAAATAGATGCATGTGTGGCTTGATTATCGATGCCAGTAAAACACTTACCTCAATGCTACcggaaaaactgaaaagaaagcaCTGGGCAGTTCAGgttaaaaagtgctttaaaaatgccCAAACTGTTCCAATTTTAATacgtttaatatattaattttgtttctgCCCTGCTGTAGGCTGGAATGTTTGCTCTTGGCACGGCGAGACAGGTGACCGAAAAAAACGTGAATCTAGACCCGGTGGACACTACGACCGTGTCTCTGCAGATGGGAACCAACAAAGTGGCGTCTCAGAGCGGCCTCACCCCAATGGGAGGCTCACGTCTAGTGTTTGACCGCAAATACTGCGCCAAGCCTAATGAACAAGACGgcattgattttgtttattaatacagtTGCACTAATTGGTAGACAGTGTCCTTTTCTCCTCATCCCAGACCAGTttaaccaaaacaaatattCAGTTATATGTGAACAATGTATTAGGCATACAGTGGTTGATTAGAGAATCAGTTAAGCTGCTCTCTGGTTAGTTTAAAGGGGATCATCTACCACACAAAAACTCCAAGGTGCTTCATTATGGATCAG is a window from the Puntigrus tetrazona isolate hp1 chromosome 1, ASM1883169v1, whole genome shotgun sequence genome containing:
- the cnn1a gene encoding calponin 1, basic, smooth muscle, a encodes the protein MSTQFSKGPTFGLSADVRNKLAQKYDPQTEEALRMWIHEVTGRAVPDNFMEGLKDGVILCELINKLQPGSIPKVNHSTLNWHKLENITHFIRAIGEYGLKPHDIFEANDLFEDMNHTQVQCTLVTLAGVAKTKGFYTKSDIGVKYAAKKQRKFNPDKMKAGDGIISQQMGSNKFASQKGMTSYGTRRHLYDPNIGMEKPADRSTINLQMGTNKCASMAGMFALGTARQVTEKNVNLDPVDTTTVSLQMGTNKVASQSGLTPMGGSRLVFDRKYCAKPNEQDGIDFVY